In a single window of the Necator americanus strain Aroian chromosome X, whole genome shotgun sequence genome:
- a CDS encoding hypothetical protein (NECATOR_CHRX.G24233.T2), which translates to MRAAWAAFAAVREGTDQLTDQDLRAHLFDSTVLPALCYAAETWADAAATSRKLLTTHRALERCPLKFNRRTQHLADLRSSYLRGMSRLRDPAEYVSKAKHRSHHEKNRR; encoded by the coding sequence atgagagcagcatgggcagcattcgcagccgtcagggaaggtacggaccaactgacggaccaagatcttcgtgcccatctgttcgactcgacagtccttccagcgctctgttacgcagcggagacgtgggcagacgccgcggccacgtctaggaagctacttactacccatagagcccttgagagatgtcccctgaagtttaaccggcgcacacaacacctagccgatCTTCGTAGCTCctacttaagaggaatgtcccgtcttcgcgacccagcggaatatgtatcgaaagcaaaacatcgGTCACATCacgagaagaatcgacgatag
- a CDS encoding hypothetical protein (NECATOR_CHRX.G24233.T3): protein MENDLKEELNRRMRAAWAAFAAVREGTDQLTDQDLRAHLFDSTVLPALCYAAETWADAAATSRKLLTTHRALERCPLKFNRRTQHLADLRSSYLRGMSRLRDPAEYVSKAKHRSHHEKNRR from the coding sequence atggaaaacgacttgaaggaagaactgaatagaagaatgagagcagcatgggcagcattcgcagccgtcagggaaggtacggaccaactgacggaccaagatcttcgtgcccatctgttcgactcgacagtccttccagcgctctgttacgcagcggagacgtgggcagacgccgcggccacgtctaggaagctacttactacccatagagcccttgagagatgtcccctgaagtttaaccggcgcacacaacacctagccgatCTTCGTAGCTCctacttaagaggaatgtcccgtcttcgcgacccagcggaatatgtatcgaaagcaaaacatcgGTCACATCacgagaagaatcgacgatag
- a CDS encoding hypothetical protein (NECATOR_CHRX.G24233.T1), with the protein MNMENDLKEELNRRMRAAWAAFAAVREGTDQLTDQDLRAHLFDSTVLPALCYAAETWADAAATSRKLLTTHRALERCPLKFNRRTQHLADLRSSYLRGMSRLRDPAEYVSKAKHRSHHEKNRR; encoded by the coding sequence atgaacatggaaaacgacttgaaggaagaactgaatagaagaatgagagcagcatgggcagcattcgcagccgtcagggaaggtacggaccaactgacggaccaagatcttcgtgcccatctgttcgactcgacagtccttccagcgctctgttacgcagcggagacgtgggcagacgccgcggccacgtctaggaagctacttactacccatagagcccttgagagatgtcccctgaagtttaaccggcgcacacaacacctagccgatCTTCGTAGCTCctacttaagaggaatgtcccgtcttcgcgacccagcggaatatgtatcgaaagcaaaacatcgGTCACATCacgagaagaatcgacgatag
- a CDS encoding hypothetical protein (NECATOR_CHRX.G24234.T1) gives MTSYLQKERIPDQWKTSRTALIHKKRTLDEAQPQEQDGFRQGFSCLDHIQTVSRVIEKAFDSVETNAILSALVDQGVDASYVRTLANCYERCTTRIQLFHRPLAIPIGKGIRQGDTISPKLFTAALQWIMKSLSWEERGIRVDGRFLSNLRFADDIVLFSSSTNEAEAMLNELNEAGKRIGLRINRKKAQLMKNDHCEDGGVQLEGS, from the exons atgacatcctaccttcagaaagaaaggatcccagaccagtggaagacctcgcgaaccgctcttatccataaaaaaag gacgctggatgaagcccagcctcaagaacaagatggattccgccaggggttcagctgcttggaccacattcagaccgtgtcgagggtcatagag aaagcctttgacagcgtagaaacgaatgcaatactgtcagcgctggttgatcaaggtgtggacgcgtcgtatgtgaggacattagccaattgctacgaacgatgcacgactaggatacagcttttccaccgccccctcgccatacccattggaaaggggatacgacaaggcgatactatatcgccgaagctgttcacggctgcattgcaatggataatgaaatcactttcctgggaagaaaggggcatacgtgttgatggaagatttctctcgaaccttcgtttcgcggacgacatcgttctcttttcgagcagtaccaatgaagcggaagcgatgctcaacgaattgaacgaagcagggaagagaataggactacgaataaaccgAAAGAAGGCACAGCTCATGAAGAACGATCACTGCGAGGACGgtggagtacaacttgaaggctcctaa
- a CDS encoding hypothetical protein (NECATOR_CHRX.G24235.T1): MTRLHNGLPPHSGVEVTLGVELRCTAEVRPPAGSPKLLGAAERIKFHVIALQETKCRRSDVRQMNDGTLVIRGEKVPSRNVGGVGFVVHPSVVHLVDSHEILSPRLAILRLRPLRQKSISIINCYSPTSAADDSELDAFYEKLEEVVRNEKSFYKFVVGDFNAKLGKATEEEYRIGRFGLGDRNENGNSLAGLLSAARLFHGNSLFMKKDHRRWTWESPNGATRAEIDHILTNRRWCLLDVSVVSSFCSGSDHRLLRAKIRLSHTMEKNICYRQRRRKVVVYDGCVLEDSLSQGDWHIEEDPNVDYEMLLRGLRACAERASKPRTTNSDRILKTTKELLERRRALRLDPNASQTERLVANTSCRKALQEDLSKYRQKKILEAAQRRTSQKKCRRDLREYNIPLATLLSEDGTRTSSRREMEIITERFYSNLFRSSTLVSSPIIPTGEAPPRILPSKVRVAIKSMKPGTAPGPDFISADFLQLVAIRFM, encoded by the coding sequence ATGACACGCCTCCACAACGgcttaccgcctcatagtggcgtggaggtgacactgggcgtcgaactgcgatgcacagcagaggttcgtcctccggcagggtctcccaagcttctcggagctgcagagcgcatcaaatttcacgtgattgctctgcaggagaccaagtgcagaaggagcgacgtacgacagatgaatgacggtacactcgtcattcgtggagagaaggttccgtcgcgaaatgtaggcggtgttggttttgttgtgcacccatctgtcgtccatctcgtcgattctcacgagatcctgtcacctcgtctggccattcttcgcctccgccctctgcgccaaaaatccatcagcatcatcaactgctattcaccaacatcagcagctgatgattccgaattggacgcgttttacgagaagctggaggaagtagtccgcaacgagaagtccttttacaaattcgttgtcggagacttcaacgcaaaactaggaaaggccacagaagaggaatacaggattggaagatttggactaggagaccggaatgaaaatggcaatagTCTCgctgggctgttgtccgccgctcgcctctttcatgggaactctcttttcatgaaaaaagatcatcgtcggtggacatgggaatcgcccaatggcgcgactcgtgcggagatcgaccacatactcaccaaccggaggtggtgtctacttgacgtctcagtagtatcatccttttgtagtggttctgatcatcgtctccttcgtgcgaaaatacgacttagccacacgatggaaaagaacatctgctatcggcaacgaaggagaaaagtagtcgtctacgacggttgcgtactcgaggactccctgtcccaaggtgactggcacatcgaggaggacccaaacgtggactacgagatgctgctcagaggattacgagcctgcgctgaacgtgcctcgaagccgcgcacgacaaactcggatcgaattttgaagaccaccaaggaattgttggaaagaagaagggctttgaggcttgatccgaatgcatcgcaaactgagcggttagtagcaaacactagctgtagaaaagcgttgcaggaggatctttcgaagtacagacagaagaagattctagaagcagcacaaagaagaacgagtcaaaagaagtgccgcagggatctccgcgaatataatattccgctagcaaccttgctgagcgaagacgggactcgcacgtcttctcgtcgtgagatggaaatcattacggagaggttctactcgaaccttttccgttcatcaactcttgtgtcaagcccaatcatccccactggcgaagctccaccacggattctcccttcgaaagtacgagtcgctatcaagagcatgaaacctggcacagcccccggacctgattttatatcagcagactttcttcagctggtggccatccgcttcatgtaa